One stretch of Streptomyces sp. NBC_01363 DNA includes these proteins:
- the nuoN gene encoding NADH-quinone oxidoreductase subunit NuoN: protein MSATAVHSLWTMAGGVTSAAPVEKFKAPVIEYTQLAPVLIVIGVAVVGVLVEAFVPRRARYYTQVFLTVVALAAAFAAVVGLAAGGYGTTKAHIAAMGAIAIDGPTLFLQGTILLTSLVAVFTFAERRLDPASHGNHVDSFAAQAASVPGSDSEKAAVKAGFTTTEVFPLVLFSVAGMLVFPAANDLLTLFVALEVFSLPLYLLCAVARRKRLMSQEAAVKYFLLGAFSSAFLLFGIALLYGYAGSVSYAAIADVVDGSVTRIDPALADTMGNDVLLLIGGAMILTGLLFKVGAVPFHMWTPDVYQGAPTPVTGFMAAATKVAAFGALLRLLYVVLPGLAWDWRPVMWAVAIVTMLGGAIVAITQTDIKRLLAYSSIAHAGFILAGVIATTPDGISSVLFYLGAYSFVTVGAFAVVTLVRDAGGEATHLSKWAGLGRRSPLVAAVFAVFLLAFAGIPLTSGFSGKFAVFKAAADGGAGGLVVVGVISSAIAAFFYIRVIVLMFFSEPKADGPTVAVPSPLTMTTIAVGVAVTLVLGLAPQYFLDLASQAGVFVR from the coding sequence GTGAGCGCAACAGCTGTCCACAGCCTGTGGACAATGGCGGGCGGGGTGACATCGGCCGCCCCGGTCGAGAAGTTCAAGGCGCCGGTCATCGAGTACACCCAGCTGGCCCCGGTCCTCATTGTGATCGGTGTCGCCGTCGTGGGCGTACTCGTCGAGGCCTTCGTGCCGCGCCGGGCCCGTTATTACACGCAGGTCTTCCTCACGGTCGTCGCGCTGGCCGCCGCGTTCGCCGCGGTCGTCGGACTGGCGGCCGGCGGATACGGCACGACGAAAGCGCACATCGCCGCGATGGGCGCCATCGCGATCGACGGGCCGACGCTCTTCCTGCAGGGCACCATCCTGCTGACCTCACTGGTCGCCGTCTTCACCTTCGCCGAGCGGCGGCTCGACCCCGCCTCGCACGGCAACCACGTGGACTCCTTCGCCGCCCAGGCCGCCTCGGTCCCCGGCAGCGACAGCGAGAAGGCGGCGGTCAAGGCCGGATTCACCACCACCGAGGTCTTCCCGCTGGTCCTCTTCTCGGTGGCCGGCATGCTGGTCTTCCCTGCGGCCAACGATCTGCTGACGCTCTTCGTGGCCCTGGAGGTCTTCTCCCTCCCGCTCTACCTCCTCTGCGCCGTCGCCCGCCGCAAGCGGCTGATGTCGCAGGAGGCCGCGGTGAAGTACTTCCTGCTCGGCGCCTTCTCCTCGGCGTTCCTGCTCTTCGGGATCGCCCTGCTCTACGGGTACGCGGGCTCCGTCTCGTACGCGGCCATCGCCGACGTGGTCGACGGCTCCGTCACCCGGATCGACCCGGCACTCGCCGACACCATGGGCAACGACGTGCTGCTCCTGATCGGCGGCGCGATGATCCTCACCGGGCTGCTCTTCAAGGTCGGCGCCGTCCCGTTCCACATGTGGACCCCGGACGTCTACCAGGGCGCCCCGACCCCGGTCACCGGCTTCATGGCCGCGGCCACCAAGGTCGCCGCGTTCGGCGCGCTGCTGCGCCTGCTGTACGTGGTGCTGCCGGGCCTCGCCTGGGACTGGCGCCCGGTCATGTGGGCCGTCGCGATCGTCACGATGCTGGGCGGTGCGATCGTCGCCATCACCCAGACCGACATCAAGCGGCTGCTGGCCTACTCCTCGATCGCCCACGCCGGATTCATCCTCGCCGGTGTGATCGCGACGACCCCGGACGGCATCTCGTCGGTCCTCTTCTACCTGGGCGCGTACTCCTTCGTGACGGTCGGCGCGTTCGCCGTCGTCACCCTGGTGCGCGACGCGGGCGGCGAGGCCACGCACCTGTCGAAGTGGGCCGGGCTCGGCCGGCGCTCGCCGCTGGTCGCCGCGGTCTTCGCGGTGTTCCTGCTGGCCTTCGCCGGTATCCCGCTCACCTCCGGCTTCTCCGGAAAGTTCGCCGTGTTCAAGGCCGCGGCGGACGGCGGCGCGGGTGGACTGGTCGTGGTCGGTGTGATCTCCTCGGCCATCGCCGCGTTCTTCTACATCCGGGTCATCGTGCTGATGTTCTTCAGCGAGCCGAAGGCGGACGGCCCCACGGTCGCCGTCCCGTCCCCGCTGACGATGACGACGATCGCGGTCGGAGTCGCGGTCACGCTGGTGCTGGGCCTGGCCCCGCAGTACTTCCTGGACCTGGCGAGCCAGGCGGGAGTGTTCGTGAGGTAG
- the nuoK gene encoding NADH-quinone oxidoreductase subunit NuoK, with product MNPVNYLYLAALLFTIGAAGVLIRRNAIVVFMCVELMLNACNLAFVTFSRMHGNLDGQIIAFFTMVVAAAEVVVGLAIIVSVFRSRHSASVDDASLMKL from the coding sequence GTGAATCCGGTCAACTACCTCTATCTCGCAGCCCTGCTGTTCACCATCGGTGCGGCCGGGGTGCTGATCCGGCGGAACGCGATCGTGGTGTTCATGTGCGTGGAGCTGATGCTCAACGCCTGCAACCTCGCGTTCGTGACCTTCTCCCGGATGCACGGCAATCTCGACGGCCAGATCATCGCCTTCTTCACGATGGTCGTCGCCGCGGCGGAGGTCGTGGTCGGGCTCGCGATCATCGTGTCGGTGTTCCGTTCCCGCCACTCGGCCTCGGTCGACGACGCCAGCCTGATGAAGCTGTAA
- the nuoL gene encoding NADH-quinone oxidoreductase subunit L yields MENLIALLVAAPLLGAAVLLCGGRRLDRAGHWVGTLLAAVSFVIGVVLFLDMLGKGAEDRALHQKLFSWIPVEGFQADVAFQLDQLSMTFVLLITGVGTLIHIYSIGYMAHDERRRRFFGYLNLFLAAMLILVIADNYLLLYVGWEGVGLASYLLIGFWQHKPSAATAAKKAFLVNRVGDMGLSIAIMLMFTTFGTFAFGPVLEATGQASEGKLTAIGLMLLLAACGKSAQVPLQSWLGDAMEGPTPVSALIHAATMVTAGVYLIVRSGAIFNAAPDAQLVVVVVGAVTLLFGAIVGCAKDDIKKALAGSTMSQIGYMILAAGLGPIGYVFAIMHLVTHGFFKAGLFLGAGSVMHGMNDEVDMRKFGGLRTYMPVTFITFGLGYLAIIGFPGLSGFFSKDKIIEAAFAKGGTEGWILGSVALLGAAITAFYMTRVMLLTFFGEKRWQPDAEGHEPHPHESPKSMTIPMIILAFGSVFAGGFFSIGDRFLNWLEPVTGHSHGHAPVSATTVTAATMVVLVIGVAIAWAMYGRKPVPVVAPRGSLLTRAARRDLLQDDFNHVVLVRGGEHLTRSLVYVDHTLVDGVVNGTAASMGGLSGRLRKLQNGYARSYAVSMFGGTAVLIAATLLMRAV; encoded by the coding sequence GTGGAGAACCTGATCGCGCTGCTCGTCGCGGCGCCTCTGCTCGGAGCGGCGGTCCTGCTCTGCGGCGGCCGACGGCTGGACCGCGCCGGACACTGGGTCGGCACCCTGCTCGCCGCCGTGTCGTTCGTCATCGGTGTCGTGCTCTTCCTCGACATGCTGGGGAAGGGCGCGGAGGACCGGGCGCTGCACCAGAAGCTGTTCAGCTGGATCCCGGTCGAGGGCTTCCAGGCCGATGTGGCCTTCCAGCTCGACCAGTTGTCGATGACGTTCGTGCTGCTGATCACCGGTGTGGGCACCCTGATCCACATCTACTCGATCGGCTACATGGCGCACGACGAGCGCCGGCGCCGCTTCTTCGGCTATCTGAACCTCTTCCTCGCGGCGATGCTGATCCTGGTCATCGCCGACAACTACCTGCTGCTGTACGTCGGGTGGGAGGGCGTCGGTCTGGCGTCGTACCTGCTCATCGGCTTCTGGCAGCACAAGCCCAGCGCGGCCACGGCCGCCAAGAAGGCATTCCTGGTCAACCGCGTCGGTGACATGGGCCTGTCGATCGCGATCATGCTGATGTTCACCACCTTCGGCACCTTCGCCTTCGGTCCTGTCCTCGAAGCGACGGGGCAGGCGAGCGAGGGCAAGCTGACGGCGATCGGCCTGATGCTGCTGCTCGCGGCCTGCGGCAAGTCGGCCCAGGTGCCGCTGCAGTCCTGGCTCGGTGACGCGATGGAGGGCCCGACCCCGGTCTCGGCCCTCATCCACGCCGCGACCATGGTGACCGCGGGTGTGTACCTCATCGTCAGGTCCGGCGCGATCTTCAACGCCGCGCCGGACGCGCAGCTGGTCGTCGTGGTCGTCGGAGCGGTCACGCTGCTCTTCGGTGCGATCGTCGGTTGTGCGAAGGACGACATCAAGAAGGCCCTCGCCGGGTCGACGATGTCGCAGATCGGCTACATGATCCTGGCCGCAGGGCTCGGCCCGATCGGCTACGTCTTCGCGATCATGCACCTGGTGACGCACGGCTTCTTCAAGGCCGGGCTCTTCCTCGGCGCCGGTTCGGTCATGCACGGCATGAACGACGAGGTCGACATGCGGAAGTTCGGTGGCCTGCGGACGTACATGCCGGTCACTTTCATCACCTTCGGCCTCGGTTATCTGGCGATCATCGGCTTCCCCGGCCTGTCCGGCTTCTTCTCCAAGGACAAGATCATCGAGGCGGCCTTCGCCAAGGGCGGCACCGAGGGCTGGATCCTCGGCTCGGTGGCCCTGCTGGGCGCCGCGATCACCGCGTTCTACATGACGCGCGTGATGCTGCTGACGTTCTTCGGTGAGAAGCGCTGGCAGCCCGACGCGGAGGGCCACGAGCCGCATCCGCACGAGTCCCCGAAGTCGATGACCATCCCCATGATCATCCTGGCGTTCGGTTCGGTCTTCGCCGGAGGCTTCTTCTCCATCGGCGACCGCTTCCTGAACTGGCTGGAGCCGGTCACCGGCCATAGCCACGGACACGCGCCGGTCAGCGCCACGACGGTCACCGCCGCCACCATGGTGGTGCTCGTCATCGGCGTCGCCATCGCCTGGGCGATGTACGGCCGCAAGCCCGTGCCGGTCGTCGCCCCGCGCGGCTCGCTGCTCACCCGGGCCGCCCGCCGCGATCTCCTCCAGGACGACTTCAACCACGTGGTCCTGGTCCGCGGCGGCGAGCACCTCACCCGCTCCCTGGTGTACGTCGACCACACCCTGGTCGACGGCGTCGTCAACGGCACGGCGGCCTCGATGGGCGGGCTCTCCGGCCGGCTGCGCAAGCTGCAGAACGGCTACGCCCGCTCCTACGCGGTCTCGATGTTCGGCGGTACGGCGGTTCTCATCGCCGCGACCCTGCTGATGAGGGCGGTCTGA
- a CDS encoding NADH-quinone oxidoreductase subunit M: MSFPLLTATAALPAIGAVATAAVPAARRTTAKWLALVFSLATLVLAGIALARFEPGGDRYQLTESHAWIKDFGVRYELGVDGIGVALMALTALLIPFVILAGWHDADPSPSSQQSSSRGGTNETKPYRWRPTQGFFALILMVEAMVILSFEATDVFLFYILFEAMLIPMYFLIGGFGDRAHSGSDENAAAQRSYAAVKFLLYNLVGGLIMLAAVIGLYVVAGTFSLSEIAEARANGSLSMATSTERWLFLGFFFAFAVKAPLWPLHTWLPNAMGEATSPVAVLITAVVDKVGTFAMLRFCLQLFPEASKWATPVIIVLALISIVYGALLAVGQRDIKRLIAYASISHFGFIILGIFAMTSQGQSGATLYMVNHGISTAALMLVAGFLITRRGSRLIADYGGVQKVAPILAGTFLIGGLATLSLPGLAPFVSEFLVLVGAFSAYPAAGIIATTGIVLAALYVLVLYQRTMTGPVKAEVQGMADLKVRELVVVLPLIALLLFLGVYPKPLTEIVNPAVQHTMSDVQKKDPQPEVEAAK, from the coding sequence ATGTCCTTTCCCCTCCTGACAGCGACGGCGGCGCTCCCGGCGATCGGCGCGGTCGCCACCGCCGCCGTCCCGGCCGCCCGGCGCACCACCGCCAAATGGCTGGCGCTGGTCTTCTCGCTGGCCACACTCGTCCTGGCGGGCATCGCGCTCGCCCGCTTCGAGCCCGGCGGCGACCGCTACCAGCTCACCGAATCGCACGCCTGGATCAAGGACTTCGGCGTCCGGTACGAACTGGGTGTGGACGGCATCGGGGTGGCGCTCATGGCGCTCACCGCCCTGCTGATCCCCTTCGTCATCCTGGCCGGCTGGCACGACGCCGACCCTTCCCCAAGCTCTCAACAGAGTTCGAGCAGGGGAGGCACCAACGAGACGAAGCCGTATCGATGGCGCCCGACCCAGGGCTTCTTCGCCCTGATCCTGATGGTCGAGGCGATGGTGATCCTCTCCTTCGAGGCCACCGATGTCTTCCTCTTCTACATCCTCTTCGAAGCCATGCTCATCCCGATGTACTTCCTCATCGGCGGCTTCGGGGACCGGGCACACAGCGGAAGCGACGAGAACGCGGCGGCGCAACGCTCGTACGCCGCGGTCAAGTTCCTGCTCTACAACCTCGTCGGCGGCCTCATCATGCTGGCCGCCGTGATCGGGCTCTACGTGGTCGCGGGGACGTTCTCGCTCTCCGAGATCGCCGAGGCCCGCGCGAACGGCTCGCTCTCCATGGCGACCAGCACGGAGCGCTGGCTCTTCCTCGGGTTCTTCTTCGCCTTCGCGGTGAAGGCCCCGCTGTGGCCACTGCACACCTGGCTGCCCAACGCCATGGGCGAGGCGACCTCCCCGGTCGCCGTCCTGATCACCGCGGTCGTCGACAAGGTCGGCACGTTCGCGATGCTCCGCTTCTGCCTCCAGCTCTTCCCGGAGGCCAGCAAGTGGGCGACGCCGGTGATCATCGTCCTGGCGCTGATCAGCATCGTGTACGGGGCGCTGCTCGCCGTCGGCCAGCGCGACATCAAGCGGCTGATCGCCTACGCGTCGATCTCGCACTTCGGCTTCATCATCCTGGGCATCTTCGCGATGACCAGCCAGGGCCAGTCCGGCGCCACGCTCTACATGGTCAACCACGGCATCTCGACCGCCGCGCTGATGCTGGTGGCGGGCTTCCTGATCACCCGCCGCGGTTCGCGGCTCATCGCCGACTACGGCGGGGTGCAGAAGGTGGCGCCCATCCTGGCCGGCACCTTCCTGATCGGCGGTCTGGCCACCCTGTCGCTGCCCGGACTCGCCCCGTTCGTCAGTGAGTTCCTGGTCCTGGTCGGCGCGTTCAGCGCGTATCCGGCGGCGGGCATCATCGCCACGACCGGCATCGTGCTCGCCGCGCTCTACGTCCTCGTCCTCTACCAGCGGACGATGACGGGCCCGGTGAAGGCCGAGGTCCAGGGCATGGCGGACCTCAAGGTCCGGGAGCTGGTGGTGGTCCTTCCGCTGATCGCGCTGCTGCTCTTCCTGGGTGTCTATCCGAAGCCGCTGACCGAGATCGTCAACCCGGCGGTGCAGCACACCATGTCGGACGTCCAGAAGAAGGACCCCCAGCCTGAGGTGGAGGCCGCCAAGTGA
- the nuoI gene encoding NADH-quinone oxidoreductase subunit NuoI, protein MSESSEPSGSSGASGEKFQNPVAGFGVTFKAMFKKRLTEQYPETPKVTAPRFHGRHQLNRHPDGLEKCIGCELCAWACPADAIYVEGADNTDEERYSPGERYGRVYQINYARCILCGLCIEACPTRALTMTNEFELANTTRESLIYTKDELLAGLEEGMVDTPHAIFPGMDEQDYYRGLVTEAAPGTEPQAAVSKGEKPADAHSENNGSAQGVGA, encoded by the coding sequence GTGTCTGAGTCATCAGAGCCCTCGGGGTCCTCGGGGGCCTCCGGGGAGAAGTTCCAGAACCCCGTCGCCGGCTTCGGCGTGACCTTCAAGGCCATGTTCAAGAAGCGGCTGACCGAGCAGTATCCGGAAACGCCGAAGGTGACGGCGCCGCGCTTCCACGGCCGGCATCAGCTCAACCGTCACCCGGACGGTCTGGAGAAGTGCATCGGCTGCGAGCTGTGCGCCTGGGCCTGCCCGGCGGACGCGATCTACGTCGAGGGCGCGGACAACACCGACGAGGAGCGCTACTCCCCGGGTGAGCGCTACGGCCGCGTCTACCAGATCAATTACGCGCGCTGCATTCTCTGCGGACTGTGCATCGAGGCCTGCCCGACCCGGGCGCTGACGATGACCAATGAGTTCGAGCTCGCCAACACCACCCGCGAAAGCCTCATCTACACCAAGGACGAGCTGCTCGCGGGTCTGGAGGAAGGCATGGTCGACACCCCGCACGCGATCTTCCCCGGGATGGACGAACAGGACTACTACCGGGGCCTCGTCACCGAGGCGGCGCCCGGTACGGAGCCCCAGGCCGCCGTCTCCAAGGGCGAGAAGCCGGCCGACGCGCACAGCGAGAACAACGGCTCGGCGCAGGGGGTGGGCGCATGA
- a CDS encoding NADH-quinone oxidoreductase subunit J, with product MTALAAAASQTSTGEAVQFWVLGIVAVIGALSTVLMKKAVHSALSLAGTMIVLAVFYLANGAYFLGIVQVVVYTGAIMMLFLFVVMLVGVTAADSLKETLKGQRWLAAGCGLGFGVLLIAGIGNASLNSFNGLGTANTEHGGNVEGLASLIFTKYVFAFEITGALLITATVGAMVLTHRERTERAKNQREMSEERVRGKQLPPLPAPGVYARHNAVDIPGLLPDGTPSELTVMQTLRNRGQIRDVSNESLDRLKALEQRSEERLGRDNEEEEVAK from the coding sequence ATGACCGCCCTGGCCGCTGCGGCCTCCCAGACCTCGACCGGTGAGGCCGTCCAGTTCTGGGTGCTCGGCATCGTCGCCGTGATCGGCGCGCTGTCCACCGTACTGATGAAGAAGGCCGTGCACAGCGCGCTGAGCCTCGCCGGGACCATGATCGTCCTTGCGGTGTTCTACCTCGCCAACGGCGCCTACTTCCTGGGCATCGTCCAGGTCGTCGTCTACACCGGCGCGATCATGATGCTGTTCCTCTTCGTGGTCATGCTCGTCGGTGTCACCGCGGCCGACTCGCTGAAGGAGACCCTGAAGGGTCAGCGCTGGCTGGCCGCCGGCTGCGGGCTCGGCTTCGGCGTCCTGCTCATCGCGGGCATCGGCAACGCCTCGCTGAACAGCTTCAACGGACTCGGCACCGCCAACACCGAGCACGGCGGAAACGTCGAGGGGCTGGCCAGCCTCATCTTCACCAAGTACGTCTTCGCCTTCGAGATCACCGGCGCCCTGCTGATCACGGCGACGGTCGGCGCGATGGTGCTCACCCACCGGGAGCGTACCGAACGGGCCAAGAACCAGCGGGAGATGTCCGAGGAGCGCGTACGCGGAAAGCAGCTGCCGCCGCTGCCCGCCCCCGGTGTCTACGCCCGGCACAACGCCGTGGACATCCCGGGTCTGCTCCCGGACGGCACGCCCTCCGAGCTCACCGTCATGCAGACGCTGCGCAACCGCGGCCAGATCCGCGATGTGTCGAACGAGTCGCTGGACCGGCTCAAGGCGCTGGAGCAGCGCTCCGAGGAACGGCTCGGCCGTGACAACGAAGAAGAGGAGGTCGCCAAGTGA